The genomic window TTTAGGTACCATGGTATGGAGATTTAGAAAGATTTTCACTACAGAAAATGACAATAAAAATTGCTATTTTATTATAACAAATTGTGACAAGATTCAAAACATAAAAGCAAAAGCTCATGTGTTAAAAGCACAATTTTGTAGTCGTGATTTAACCTGATGCTTTATGAGCGCTGTATTGGAAGTCTGAGTCCTGCAGATCATGTTTGTTCCACTGGTAATTCAATTGATGCTTTATCTCATTTATATATAGACCATAACAGATGGATACATGTAATAAAATGCAACCACAGGTGTACTTTTGGGCTTAAATTGTGGAAATGTCAGCTCTGAAAAGTTTACAAGAAATATTTTTCCTGGAGTTCagcatttcttttaaaaatgcattgctGTAAGTGATGTGAAGGTTCAACCTACAATGTATAATGAATTGGAGTGTGAAAAtgtttttatatattttaaataactttaattttttttctttagaAACAATGAACTAATAATTCATTAAATTATTACTTGCCGTTACTCACCACCAAACCAGAAGTTGTCACGTCTATGTCCACATTATATTTAGTGTTCATCATAAAATGGTTTTTAAATGATAAATTCTTTGCACATCAAGAGTCACCAAATGAAATGCTGAGTGCAGGGAAGGAACTGTTCCTGAAATGGCACTTAATTATGGTGATATTCCTTGGCCATGAGATTTTGCCTGAGGataaaaaaaaactacagaaTAGGGAGTGTACTAAAAACTTATTCTCAAGTTTGTCTTAAGTCTATTTCACATTAATTTAATTTATTCTATTCTAGTCAAATTACAGTAGCTAATTCCACTTATCACATGAGTGCTTTTTTTTCATATTACTCTAGGTATTGGTAAAACAACCCTAATTCACAAAACCATAGATGTGTTGAAATCTTCTGGTGTTCCTGTTGATGGATTTTACACTGAAGAAGTCAGAAAAGATAGAAGAAGAATAGGATTTGATGTTGTTACAGTATCGGGTAAGCGAGGACCTTTGTCCAGAACTAGGTATAAATTGTTTCAATTCCTCAAGTCTGTTAAAATAATATTTCAAGACAATGAgtttaataatttttaaaatgatgTTTTCCTGCCTTTAGCAATGATTCAGGTGCTCTGAACTATAGATGTGAATATCGAGTTGGCCAATATGCAGTGGATCTTCCATCATTTGAATGCTTAGTCCTGCCTCTTTTCCGAAAAGTAAGATTAATAATTGCTCTTGAAAGATGTGCTGGTCCTACTTTTATTTGTCTGTTATAACTATGTTGGAGACCAGTTCTCATAAGTAACTTGCTGGAACAATGGTAATCCAAACTTCAGTAGAGGAAGTTAATGATTCGTTGTGATAGTTGGAAAAAAACCCCCAAAAATATGAATCTTATGGTGTCACAAGAAAAAGCAAAAGGTTAATAAGGTATACTCTTAATTTGTTTCTCTCCTATACTACTTGTAGGTTAATGACAGAAATGACACAGAGAAAAAGGTGTATGTGATAGATGAGATTGGCAAAATGGAGCTGTTCAGTGAACCCTTTATCCAGTGTGTACGTCAAGTCCTAGATGGATCCGGTGCCACCATTCTTGGGACTATTCCTATCCCGAAAGGAAAGCCTTTAGGACTTGTGgaagaaatcagaaacagaaaggatgttaaaatatttaatgtaagaACCTGAGCGCTGCTATATGCAATTTGAGCAGACACTGAATTTACTCTAATATAAATTACCGAATAGTAAAAAGTGAGCCATTAGACTTGAATTTCAACATTTGAGCACGCAATGACTAAATTTTGAGTTAATTTACATAAACCATTGTCCAATATTCCCCATTTGAGAAATTAATTATTGAATAGTTACTTTTGCCTTACAGATTACAAAGGATAATAGAAACAATGTTGTGGAAGAGATTGTCACATCAGTGCAAGACTGCAGAGAATTAAAAGGAaactgattcagaatgtggatgATTACAAGAGAATGTGTCCTATGAGTTGTGCAGGTTTCTGATTGTTCTTTATATTTTATTTTGTGCTTCAGGCTTCTTACAACTTTAAGCAAGATTTAGTATACATCAGGTTGCTCCTTAGACTTCGACTTCGAGTGCACTAATGTAATGTTTGTTCTTGTTTATAAAAGTGTTATTTGAATTCATGATTTTTTTTCCTAACTTATGTACATTCTTTAAGGGCGTTATTAGAAGTTTACCAGAATGTATACTGATCTATTTTGATGGTCACTATTTGTGAACTGCATGTAATTGACAATCAAGTTATTTGCTAATAACAGTCATGTGAAATATAACATTGCTGCATAATATCTTCTCTGCATTTTCTGAGGAAATTTAACTCTGACAGAAAAAAAGATCAATTTTACACTTCAAAACTTCAAAAGAGATGCACTAATAGtatttgaattcagttaaaagtcacacgccgccagcttatagtccaacaggtttatttggaagcactgacttttcagagcactgctccttcatcaggtagctgtgggtacaggatcgtaagacacagaatttatagcaaaagattagtgtCATACTACTGAAGTGATattttgaacaaacctagattgctgttaagtctttcaccttttagaatgggttgcagttttCGGTTCatggttattttttaaaaagctgttgGCATTTGACCTATCCATGTTAGTAAATTTCAGTGGCTTGTCTTACTAATGAAGATAGTCCCTCGTCTGTCTTGGCAAATGAAAGTAAAATTCTAGTATCCATTAATGTTCACTTTGCCATTCTTTGTTGATGTAGCTTTGCTGATAATTAGCTACCACTCAGGTAATCATGTAAGAGTGAACCAAAATAAGTTAGACACTAAAATAATCCTGTGTTGTATGACATATTGATTTTTGCATTACAATCTCTAGAGAccagtaacttttttttaaaaaagtacaaaATCCTAGTTACTTACTAAAGGAATGAAGTCTCAAGGTTTCATGATTTAAAACAGAAGAATTTAGACTGCACAAGAGTCTACAAGGCAAACGTTAAATACTGAGTTGCATCCAGAATTAACATGAGTTAAACATGACTTAACAGGCTGATTATAGTTCAATATAAATCAATACTTAACAGTAAATGACGGATGTGGCAGATTCTGTGAATTGGCTCAGCAGCCACTCAGATTGAAATTATCAAAGTAATTCATAAAATCCTTCAGATTCTGACTTCACAAGGAATTTTAATTCTATTCCTGCCACTCTGAGCTTCTGGTCAAAAGCACTGCAAAATCAAACTCTGCTCATTTCAGTCTAAATGGGGTACACTACCACTGGTATCCATCAGTAATAGAAACAGCTGCAGAAACCTATTCTCAGCTTCTGGAACAAAAATAGAGATTGTTGGCAAAGGtcgtcaggtctggcagcatctgtggagagaaattagagttaatgttttgggtcgggTTCTTCGTCAGAACTGGATTCGGATGGTCTCTTTCAATTTTCTTCAACCAGTTTGTAGACTGGAGCAGACTGAACAAATAGCTACTGCTTAGTTTGGACTGACCTGTGACCTATAGCTTAGAACAAGGTCTTGTTTCATTTTCCAAATGTGTTTGTTTTTAGTTTCCTTAGAAACTGAGACCATTTTCATTTGTAGTTTTATCTTTCctgttctttgtttcattttagtTTAGTATTTACTTTTAATGTTTTTGCGGAAGACCATACTTCAAATTAAATTTAAGAATATAGATTCTCTCAACTACCATTGTTTCATATTGGCGTGTGTATGAATGTATCTAAcatgatacaaaatactcatctGGTGCAAacatcagagacagttacaaAATACTTCACCTTTTGTGTTAAAGTAAAAGATACATTTTGACAGGTAACTGCCAAGTTTATCAAGACAAAAAGACATTTtgccgattagattagattagattacttacagtgtggaaacaggcccttcggcccaacaagtccacaccaccccgccgaagcgcaacccacccatacccctacatctaccccttacctaacactacgggcaatttagcatagccaattcacctaacctgcacatctttggactgtgggaggaaaccggagcacccggaggaaacccacgcagacacggggagaatgtgcaaactccatacagtcagtcgcctgaggcaggaattgaacccaggtctctggcgctgtaaggcagcagtgctaaccactgtagtAATACAAATAATGAATTTCAGTGTCAATATTGTGTTAGTAGACTGTACATATCAAAGGCTGGCAAATGAAACCAAGTCGTACATCCCTTTgtctgttcacaacaagcaagatATTGGACATTCTCAGTCAGCCCATTCTTTCAAAATTCACAGTAGTGCTTAACATTTAGATATGGTTCCACTAGAGTGTGCGAAGAATTATGCAGCCATGCTCTGTCTCATTTCTCTGGGCAATGCTGTGGCCAATTGGAATCAACTCAAGAATTTGTATTTAAATATCAGCAATCATTAACTAATGCATTCTCCATAGCAACGCATCTACTAGTCAGCATTATCTACTCATAGGGTGTAAATTTTGTTCATTCTTTGTAATTGCATATTATCTtgagtgcaaaacaaaaaaaTTCAAGTGTCTCTTTTTCAGCAACTTCATCTATGTTAGCATTTTAGAAtgtctttttgtttaaaaaaaattcaattggcaaagactttttttttcctcCAGTGAAGCAAAGGGTTAATAGCTTGGAACAGGAAATGGTCTTTATGGTACTCAGAGGCACATTAATAGTGGATTTCTCTCTGTCGCTGTGACGACTTTTTGAAGTAATCCATTGGTTGTAAAGTCCACAGGGATGACCTGTGGATTTGAAAGGTGTTGTTTGTTGTCTTTTCATCAATCTGAACTTCATTCAAAGTTCCAAAGGTAAATAGAGACATATTTACTTTCCCCATTCTTCATGAAGTGGAAACCTCAGTCTTGTGATCTGGTCAACTATTAGATATGTGCAGCACCTAATTCTCAGTTATTGCTGAAAAACAAGCATTTAGTTCTAGAATGCCTATTCTCTCAATAAATTCACTGGCTTCTGCAGATTCCTTTTATGGTGAGTTGTGTTACTTTGTTTTACATAAAGACACAACATAGTTTAGAAACGAAGACCTGCGAATGAAACATTATCCAAATACATGGGATGAGTGAaagtctccctggtccctcatTCTGTTTGCAATACTTACCGCAATCTAAGGCTAAAAATTCTGAAAGTATGGAAACTAATGTTAGCAAGAGAAACCAACATGTCATACGTGTGTGTGACATTTCCTTTACTGACACGTTAAATTGGCCATGGCATTGCACAGAAGAATGTCATATAAGCAAAACAAGCACTTGTCTAGTGATACCTGCTGTTCTCTCACACTTCTGGCCCTGGGTCTTTTACTTTGTCTTTCTGTACTGCTTTTAGAGCTTACTTGATTTTGATTTAGCAAAGTAAGCAAATTATAAATGTGACAACGTGTATGTAGCTGTCACAAAAAACATTAAAATAACAATATAGGAAGTCCCCGGTTTACAAATATCCAAATTAGAAACACTCAGTGAAAAATGAGATCCCATTTGGGATGTATTTATATTCATTTTAAAGATCTGACTTGTGAATGTTTCCTTATATTTATGAACACATATTTTATATCATCCTGCATTGTCTTCTAATCGATGTATACGGAAGAGGATGGGAACCTATTCACAGCCTAGGGACTGCTTGTACAGAATTCTGGATTTCTTCTCTTCAAGCTAAATTTACTAGAGCTAAACTTGAGATACTTAGTGTCACAAAGTACCATGATGAAGCATGATATAAGTTTAAAGTTAAAAGTCCTGTTTTATGCCAGTCTGTCTCTCGACAAAAGTGTTCCTCACTCTGACCCAAATTATTGATTTATTGTTATCATATGTACCGAGATATAgtgaagtgttgttttgcataATGTTCAGGCAGATCGTACCATAAAAAAATCCATCTGAGTATCATAACAATGCAGGATAGagcatagaagaatacagtgcagaaaaggccctttggccctcaatgtcgcgccgacctgtgaactaatctaagcccatccccttaCACTATcacatcatcatccatatgcttatccaaggactgcttaaatgcccctaatgtggctgagttaactacagtggcaggcagggcattccatgcccttaccactctcagTGAAAAACCTGCCTCTAACATCtgacttaaatctatcacccctcaatttgcagctttGTCCCCTCGTACAAGGAgatatcatcatcctaggaaaaagactcactTATCCAACGCACATTATCTCTAATGCCAACTTTCTTTCACTACCAAATTCTGTTAATTTCAGTCAGTCCCAATTTCATCAGTCTCTACACTTGCTTTTCCTGCGTTATCTCTAAAGTCTTCATTTCTTCTGATGATATGCATGGTAATTTTTATTGCTAGTTGGTCTGGAGTCAGCTCCATCCATCTCTGGGGAACCTCAATGCCGAGGTGAGAGTTTTATCAGAGCAGGACTCATCTTTTAGATTTAGtatctggattgtgggaggtttCTCCATTGCCAATTGCTGACTTCTGTAGTTCAGCCACTTCCACCAGTATCATTTTCCTCTTGTACCATTAACATCTTCCCCTGCCTCCTGGGCTATGCCCTTTTGATTTTCACTTGCCTACTTTGCAGTGCCAAGTGCGGGATTAGGATAGTTCAGTAGTTGATTCTGACTTGATGGGCTGCAGAGCCTTTTTCTATGCTGTGGATCTCTGTGACTATCATCAGCTGTCAAGAATgaatcagagagtcacagagtacagcacagtaaaaacaatgactgcagatgctggaaaccagattctggattagtggtgctggaagagcacagcagttcaggcagcatccaagtagctttgaaatcgacgtttcgggcaaaagcccttcatcaggaataaaggcagtgagcctgaagcgtggagagataagcgagaggagggtcggggtggggagagagtagcatagagtacaatgggtgagtgggggaggggatgaaggtgataggtcaaggaggagagggtggcgtggataggtggaaaagaagataggcaggtaggacaagtccggacaagtcatggggacagttactgagctggaagtttagaactagggtgaggtgggggaaggagaaatgaggaaactgttgaagtccacattgatgccctggggtccatcaatgttttacttgcacatccaccaatatcatttattgtatccgttgctcccgatgtggtctcctctacattggggagactgggcgcctcctagcagagtgctttagggaacatctccgggacacccgcacccatcaaccacaccgccccgtggcccaacatttcaactccccctcccattctgctgaggacatggaggtcctgggcctccttcaccaccgctccctcaccaccagacgcctggaggaagaactcctcatcttccgcctcggaacacttcaaccccagggcatcataACTTTACAACTGTCTGatgcaccaccaattttggtgtcatctgcaaacttactagccattcCTCCTACATTCACATACAAATTATTGATGTTAacaacaaaaagcagtggacccagcactgatccttgtggcacaccactgatcagaggcctccagttcaaaaaacaacattccaccatcaccctgtctcgtgtcttcaatccaattttgtctCCAAATGGGTAGCCCtcccttgctaaccagtctaccatgcagaatctagtcgaataccttgctgaagtccatatagagaaagtccactgctctgccatcatcTATCTTTTTTGTCACTTTAAAAAATTCAAGCAAGTcactgagacatggtttcccacacacaaagccatattaGCGATCCCAGTCAGTctttacctttccaaacacaaGTAATTCCTGTCCCTTAGAATCCCCTGCAACAACTTACCAACCACTGATCTCAGGCACAATGGTCTAAATTTCCCTGGattttccttatcacctttcttaaataattcttTAAAAATTCCTCACCCTTCTCATCTTTTTGAGTTATAAAATTGTGATAGAGCAGAGGATACTATTTTGTCTATCCTGCCCACATCAGCTCTACAATCACACGTCATTCCCTAGTACCAATCTCCGCCTTTTCCTCGTATCCCCATACCCTATTTCTATCTAAATAACCATCCATTGCCCCTCTTGActgtctcaattgaacctgcctccaccacatttctaggcagtgcattccaaaccctaACCAGTCATTGTGTGAAAGCTTTTCCTCATATCACTCTTATttcatttgcacatcactttacaTCTCTGCCCTGTTGTTTCTTTAACAATTGGGAATGGCTTCTACCTATCTATTCTGTCCAGCccctgctcatgattttgaaaacctctatcagatctccCTCTCAGCCGCCTTCTCTTTAAGAACAgttccaacttcttcaatctatcctcatcactGAAGTTTTTCATCCATGAAATCATTCTTGTTAAtagtttctgcactctttccaaagcattcatgtctttcctataatgtggtgcccACAACTGTACACTATAGTCCAGGTGAAGTCTAACAAGTGCtttgtacaagttcaacatcacctctaTGCTGCTGGGCTCCATGCCCCTATCAATAAAGCTGTAGACATTGTGTGCTCTATTGACTGGTCTCTCCACCTGTCCTGCTACCTTATCTCCTTCTTTCATGTAATCAGTGACTTCACCTCCAAAACCGACTTTGATTTTGATTCCCTATTAATTAGAAATCTGTCTATCGGTATAGACAG from Chiloscyllium punctatum isolate Juve2018m chromosome 3, sChiPun1.3, whole genome shotgun sequence includes these protein-coding regions:
- the ntpcr gene encoding cancer-related nucleoside-triphosphatase isoform X1, giving the protein MARHVFLTGPPGIGKTTLIHKTIDVLKSSGVPVDGFYTEEVRKDRRRIGFDVVTVSGKRGPLSRTSNDSGALNYRCEYRVGQYAVDLPSFECLVLPLFRKVNDRNDTEKKVYVIDEIGKMELFSEPFIQCVRQVLDGSGATILGTIPIPKGKPLGLVEEIRNRKDVKIFNITKDNRNNVVEEIVTSVQDCRELKGN
- the ntpcr gene encoding cancer-related nucleoside-triphosphatase isoform X3 yields the protein MARHVFLTGPPGIGKTTLIHKTIDVLKSSGVPVDGFYTEEVRKDRRRIGFDVVTVSGKRGPLSRTSNDSGALNYRCEYRVGQYAVDLPSFECLVLPLFRKITKDNRNNVVEEIVTSVQDCRELKGN
- the ntpcr gene encoding cancer-related nucleoside-triphosphatase isoform X2, with the protein product MHCCIGKTTLIHKTIDVLKSSGVPVDGFYTEEVRKDRRRIGFDVVTVSGKRGPLSRTSNDSGALNYRCEYRVGQYAVDLPSFECLVLPLFRKVNDRNDTEKKVYVIDEIGKMELFSEPFIQCVRQVLDGSGATILGTIPIPKGKPLGLVEEIRNRKDVKIFNITKDNRNNVVEEIVTSVQDCRELKGN